A single window of Methanomassiliicoccales archaeon DNA harbors:
- a CDS encoding class I SAM-dependent methyltransferase — protein MSEKKQPLVENQSIDSGRIWFEHLESLIEPPHPFSAGAPFWDDPYISKNLLNSFIDAEKGVASRPPEVILSSVEWMISRCGLDRGSCILDLGCGPGPYCQHFAEMGMKVTGVDLSITSLRYASVVAQSSGLEIEYLEGDYLQMQIDEKFDLIIMAYGDLCTLGPDDRDLLLRKVHSWLKPDGYFVFDVVTYSRLQHLDQVNRWYTSHDSFWRSGPYLLLEHSFDYLKEGVRLEQYIVIEDNGKIAAYRFWYKHYSEMELEKVLRKADLEIENIYGDLIGSSYSEECDWMGVVTRPL, from the coding sequence ATGTCGGAGAAGAAACAGCCTTTGGTAGAAAATCAATCAATAGATAGCGGAAGGATATGGTTTGAGCATTTAGAATCGCTGATTGAACCTCCTCACCCGTTCTCGGCTGGGGCTCCTTTCTGGGACGACCCCTATATCTCAAAGAATCTGCTGAACAGCTTTATCGACGCGGAGAAGGGGGTGGCATCAAGGCCGCCTGAGGTCATCCTGAGCTCGGTCGAGTGGATGATATCGAGATGCGGCCTGGATAGAGGCTCGTGTATCCTAGATCTCGGCTGCGGACCTGGCCCCTATTGTCAACATTTTGCTGAGATGGGGATGAAGGTAACGGGGGTCGATCTCTCTATCACCTCTTTGAGATATGCCAGTGTGGTTGCCCAATCCAGTGGATTAGAGATTGAATACCTAGAGGGGGACTATCTTCAAATGCAAATCGACGAGAAGTTCGACCTCATCATCATGGCGTATGGCGACCTCTGTACTCTTGGACCAGATGACAGGGATCTCTTGCTCAGAAAGGTGCATTCGTGGTTGAAACCTGATGGTTACTTCGTTTTCGACGTTGTGACATACAGCCGTCTCCAACACCTAGATCAGGTCAACCGCTGGTATACCTCGCATGACTCTTTTTGGAGATCTGGCCCCTACCTTCTACTGGAGCATTCCTTCGACTATCTCAAAGAGGGTGTTCGGTTAGAACAATACATCGTGATAGAGGATAATGGAAAGATCGCCGCCTATAGATTCTGGTACAAGCATTACTCGGAAATGGAGCTTGAAAAGGTGCTAAGAAAAGCGGATCTGGAAATAGAGAACATCTATGGAGATCTGATCGGATCATCCTACAGTGAGGAATGCGACTGGATGGGTGTTGTTACTAGACCTTTATGA